One genomic window of Oncorhynchus kisutch isolate 150728-3 linkage group LG24, Okis_V2, whole genome shotgun sequence includes the following:
- the LOC109869284 gene encoding forkhead box protein P1-B isoform X6: MMTPPVETLQQTLQQVLNPQQIQALLQQQKALMLHQQHIQDLCQKQQDQFNAQLLQQKHAEKSEQELTAQHMVIQQQFLQVQQQHLLSLQRQGLLSVLPSMSPSTAQGLVKGCEYSTSLPSGGEYPATFQKNLLHSQQSTTNGNHKSQPLKKKDSGPVDDHSQNTHPLYGHGMCKWSGCEAVFGDFQAFLQHLNGEHTLDDKSTAQCRVQMQVVQQLELQLKKDRERLQAMMSHLKSSEQMSKPATPAVELMPNVAFSQVTFPKVLPPMSLSQSATAPSTPLTPPPTSSIITPNTLLTVSPGRRRYSDKYSKNMNQDIVQNKEFYISTEVRPPFTYAALIRQAIFESPYKQLTLNEIYNWFTQTFAYFRRNAATWKNAVRHNLSLHKCFVRVENVKGAVWTVDEMEFQRRRPQKPAGEGSFRRENTGHGHSSASLTPKAEWLDSSIPPFNPAFIGAPSLSSLPYMFQQEEMNATLWYGNGSYSDSSEEQYPMHPLVKEELMDEEAYENVPHDCSETESSDEHSSDVDQDEDGGSPERPNLQLAHVPSQ; this comes from the exons ATGATGACACCTCCGGTGGAGACTCTTCAGCAGACACTGCAGCAGGTCCTCAACCCACAGCAGATCCAGGCCCTGCTCCAGCAGCAGAAAGCACTCATGTTACACCAG CAACACATACAGGATCTCTGCCAGAAACAGCAGGACCAGTTCAACGCCCAGCTCCTACAGCAGAAGCATGCTGAGAAGTCAGAGCAAGAG CTAACAGCCCAGCACATGGTCATCCAGCAGCAGTTCTTGCAAGTCCAACAGCAGCACCTCCTCAGCCTCCAGAGACagggtctcctgtctgtcctgcccTCCATGAGCCCCTCTACAGCTCAGG GTTTAGTGAAAGGGTGTGAGTATAGTAcaagcctgccctctggtggtgagTATCCAGCCACTTTTCAGAAGAACCTGCTCCACAGCCAGCAGTCCACCACTAATGGGAATCATAAATCACAGCCCCTAAAGAAGAAAGACAG TGGTCCTGTGGATGATCACTCACAAAACACTCACCCTCTCTATGGACACGGCATGTGCAAATGGTCTGGCTGTGAGGCGGTCTTTGGAGACTTTCAGGCTTTTCTCCA ACATCTGAACGGTGAACATACACTGGATGACAAGAGTACAGCACAGTGTCGAGTGCAGATGCAGGTTGTTCAGCAGCTAGAACTGCAG TTGAAAAAAGACAGAGAGCGTCTGCAAGCCATGATGTCTCACCTCAAATCctctgagcaaatgtcaaaacCAGCAACACCAGCA GTGGAGCTTATGCCCAACGTTGCCTTCTCCCAGGTGACATTTCCCAAGGTGCTTCCTCCCATGAGCTTGTCTCAAAGTGCGACTGCTCCTTCCACACCCCTGACACCTCCCCCGACCTCCTCTATCATCACTCCCAACACCCTGCTCACTGTGAGCCCTGGGAGGAGACGGTACTCAGACAAGTACAGCAAGAACATGAATCAAG ATATTGTTCAGAATAAAGAGTTCTACATCAGTACGGAAGTTAGACCACCATTTACATATGCAGCCCTAATAAGACAG GCAATATTTGAATCACCCTATAAGCAGCTGACACTAAATGAAATCTACAATTGGTTCACACAAACGTTTGCATATTTCAGACGCAATGCAGCAACATGGAAG AATGCAGTGAGACACAACCTCAGCCTCCACAAGTGTTTTGTGCGAGTGGAGAACGTAAAAGGAGCTGTGTGGACAGTTGATGAGATGGAGTTCCAGAGGAGAAGGCCCCAGAAGCCTGCTGGTGAAGG ATCTTTCAGAAGAGAGAACACTGGCCATGGTCACAGCTCAGCTTCCCTTACTCCTAAG GCTGAATGGCTAGATAGTAGTATACCTCCATTCAACCCAGCTTTCATAGGCGCTCCCTCTCTGAGCTCTCTGCCCTATATGTTCCAGCAGGAAGAGATGAATGCAACTCTCTGGTATGGGAATGGATCCTACAGTGACAGCAGTGAAGAGCAATACCCTATGCACCCCCT CGTAAAAGAAGAGCTAATGGACGAGGAGGCATATGAGAATGTGCCCCATGACTGTTCTGAGACTGAGAGCTCTGATGAGCACAGCTCAGATGTGGACCAAGACGAAGATGGCGGTAGCCCAGAAAGACCCAACCTGCAGCTGGCTCATGTGCCTTCGCAATGA
- the LOC109869284 gene encoding forkhead box protein P1-B isoform X8 yields MMTPPVETLQQTLQQVLNPQQIQALLQQQKALMLHQQHIQDLCQKQQDQFNAQLLQQKHAEKSEQELTAQHMVIQQQFLQVQQQHLLSLQRQGLLSVLPSMSPSTAQGLVKGCEYSTSLPSGGEYPATFQKNLLHSQQSTTNGNHKSQPLKKKDSGPVDDHSQNTHPLYGHGMCKWSGCEAVFGDFQAFLQHLNGEHTLDDKSTAQCRVQMQVVQQLELQLKKDRERLQAMMSHLKSSEQMSKPATPAVELMPNVAFSQVTFPKVLPPMSLSQSATAPSTPLTPPPTSSIITPNTLLTVSPGRRRYSDKYSKNMNQDIVQNKEFYISTEVRPPFTYAALIRQAIFESPYKQLTLNEIYNWFTQTFAYFRRNAATWKNAVRHNLSLHKCFVRVENVKGAVWTVDEMEFQRRRPQKPAGEGSFRRENTGHGHSSASLTPKQEEMNATLWYGNGSYSDSSEEQYPMHPLVKEELMDEEAYENVPHDCSETESSDEHSSDVDQDEDGGSPERPNLQLAHVPSQ; encoded by the exons ATGATGACACCTCCGGTGGAGACTCTTCAGCAGACACTGCAGCAGGTCCTCAACCCACAGCAGATCCAGGCCCTGCTCCAGCAGCAGAAAGCACTCATGTTACACCAG CAACACATACAGGATCTCTGCCAGAAACAGCAGGACCAGTTCAACGCCCAGCTCCTACAGCAGAAGCATGCTGAGAAGTCAGAGCAAGAG CTAACAGCCCAGCACATGGTCATCCAGCAGCAGTTCTTGCAAGTCCAACAGCAGCACCTCCTCAGCCTCCAGAGACagggtctcctgtctgtcctgcccTCCATGAGCCCCTCTACAGCTCAGG GTTTAGTGAAAGGGTGTGAGTATAGTAcaagcctgccctctggtggtgagTATCCAGCCACTTTTCAGAAGAACCTGCTCCACAGCCAGCAGTCCACCACTAATGGGAATCATAAATCACAGCCCCTAAAGAAGAAAGACAG TGGTCCTGTGGATGATCACTCACAAAACACTCACCCTCTCTATGGACACGGCATGTGCAAATGGTCTGGCTGTGAGGCGGTCTTTGGAGACTTTCAGGCTTTTCTCCA ACATCTGAACGGTGAACATACACTGGATGACAAGAGTACAGCACAGTGTCGAGTGCAGATGCAGGTTGTTCAGCAGCTAGAACTGCAG TTGAAAAAAGACAGAGAGCGTCTGCAAGCCATGATGTCTCACCTCAAATCctctgagcaaatgtcaaaacCAGCAACACCAGCA GTGGAGCTTATGCCCAACGTTGCCTTCTCCCAGGTGACATTTCCCAAGGTGCTTCCTCCCATGAGCTTGTCTCAAAGTGCGACTGCTCCTTCCACACCCCTGACACCTCCCCCGACCTCCTCTATCATCACTCCCAACACCCTGCTCACTGTGAGCCCTGGGAGGAGACGGTACTCAGACAAGTACAGCAAGAACATGAATCAAG ATATTGTTCAGAATAAAGAGTTCTACATCAGTACGGAAGTTAGACCACCATTTACATATGCAGCCCTAATAAGACAG GCAATATTTGAATCACCCTATAAGCAGCTGACACTAAATGAAATCTACAATTGGTTCACACAAACGTTTGCATATTTCAGACGCAATGCAGCAACATGGAAG AATGCAGTGAGACACAACCTCAGCCTCCACAAGTGTTTTGTGCGAGTGGAGAACGTAAAAGGAGCTGTGTGGACAGTTGATGAGATGGAGTTCCAGAGGAGAAGGCCCCAGAAGCCTGCTGGTGAAGG ATCTTTCAGAAGAGAGAACACTGGCCATGGTCACAGCTCAGCTTCCCTTACTCCTAAG CAGGAAGAGATGAATGCAACTCTCTGGTATGGGAATGGATCCTACAGTGACAGCAGTGAAGAGCAATACCCTATGCACCCCCT CGTAAAAGAAGAGCTAATGGACGAGGAGGCATATGAGAATGTGCCCCATGACTGTTCTGAGACTGAGAGCTCTGATGAGCACAGCTCAGATGTGGACCAAGACGAAGATGGCGGTAGCCCAGAAAGACCCAACCTGCAGCTGGCTCATGTGCCTTCGCAATGA
- the LOC109869284 gene encoding forkhead box protein P1-B isoform X7, producing MMTPPVETLQQTLQQVLNPQQIQALLQQQKALMLHQQHIQDLCQKQQDQFNAQLLQQKHAEKSEQELTAQHMVIQQQFLQVQQQHLLSLQRQGLLSVLPSMSPSTAQVKGCEYSTSLPSGGEYPATFQKNLLHSQQSTTNGNHKSQPLKKKDSGPVDDHSQNTHPLYGHGMCKWSGCEAVFGDFQAFLQHLNGEHTLDDKSTAQCRVQMQVVQQLELQLKKDRERLQAMMSHLKSSEQMSKPATPAVELMPNVAFSQVTFPKVLPPMSLSQSATAPSTPLTPPPTSSIITPNTLLTVSPGRRRYSDKYSKNMNQDIVQNKEFYISTEVRPPFTYAALIRQAIFESPYKQLTLNEIYNWFTQTFAYFRRNAATWKNAVRHNLSLHKCFVRVENVKGAVWTVDEMEFQRRRPQKPAGEGSFRRENTGHGHSSASLTPKAEWLDSSIPPFNPAFIGAPSLSSLPYMFQQEEMNATLWYGNGSYSDSSEEQYPMHPLVKEELMDEEAYENVPHDCSETESSDEHSSDVDQDEDGGSPERPNLQLAHVPSQ from the exons ATGATGACACCTCCGGTGGAGACTCTTCAGCAGACACTGCAGCAGGTCCTCAACCCACAGCAGATCCAGGCCCTGCTCCAGCAGCAGAAAGCACTCATGTTACACCAG CAACACATACAGGATCTCTGCCAGAAACAGCAGGACCAGTTCAACGCCCAGCTCCTACAGCAGAAGCATGCTGAGAAGTCAGAGCAAGAG CTAACAGCCCAGCACATGGTCATCCAGCAGCAGTTCTTGCAAGTCCAACAGCAGCACCTCCTCAGCCTCCAGAGACagggtctcctgtctgtcctgcccTCCATGAGCCCCTCTACAGCTCAGG TGAAAGGGTGTGAGTATAGTAcaagcctgccctctggtggtgagTATCCAGCCACTTTTCAGAAGAACCTGCTCCACAGCCAGCAGTCCACCACTAATGGGAATCATAAATCACAGCCCCTAAAGAAGAAAGACAG TGGTCCTGTGGATGATCACTCACAAAACACTCACCCTCTCTATGGACACGGCATGTGCAAATGGTCTGGCTGTGAGGCGGTCTTTGGAGACTTTCAGGCTTTTCTCCA ACATCTGAACGGTGAACATACACTGGATGACAAGAGTACAGCACAGTGTCGAGTGCAGATGCAGGTTGTTCAGCAGCTAGAACTGCAG TTGAAAAAAGACAGAGAGCGTCTGCAAGCCATGATGTCTCACCTCAAATCctctgagcaaatgtcaaaacCAGCAACACCAGCA GTGGAGCTTATGCCCAACGTTGCCTTCTCCCAGGTGACATTTCCCAAGGTGCTTCCTCCCATGAGCTTGTCTCAAAGTGCGACTGCTCCTTCCACACCCCTGACACCTCCCCCGACCTCCTCTATCATCACTCCCAACACCCTGCTCACTGTGAGCCCTGGGAGGAGACGGTACTCAGACAAGTACAGCAAGAACATGAATCAAG ATATTGTTCAGAATAAAGAGTTCTACATCAGTACGGAAGTTAGACCACCATTTACATATGCAGCCCTAATAAGACAG GCAATATTTGAATCACCCTATAAGCAGCTGACACTAAATGAAATCTACAATTGGTTCACACAAACGTTTGCATATTTCAGACGCAATGCAGCAACATGGAAG AATGCAGTGAGACACAACCTCAGCCTCCACAAGTGTTTTGTGCGAGTGGAGAACGTAAAAGGAGCTGTGTGGACAGTTGATGAGATGGAGTTCCAGAGGAGAAGGCCCCAGAAGCCTGCTGGTGAAGG ATCTTTCAGAAGAGAGAACACTGGCCATGGTCACAGCTCAGCTTCCCTTACTCCTAAG GCTGAATGGCTAGATAGTAGTATACCTCCATTCAACCCAGCTTTCATAGGCGCTCCCTCTCTGAGCTCTCTGCCCTATATGTTCCAGCAGGAAGAGATGAATGCAACTCTCTGGTATGGGAATGGATCCTACAGTGACAGCAGTGAAGAGCAATACCCTATGCACCCCCT CGTAAAAGAAGAGCTAATGGACGAGGAGGCATATGAGAATGTGCCCCATGACTGTTCTGAGACTGAGAGCTCTGATGAGCACAGCTCAGATGTGGACCAAGACGAAGATGGCGGTAGCCCAGAAAGACCCAACCTGCAGCTGGCTCATGTGCCTTCGCAATGA